In Tachysurus vachellii isolate PV-2020 chromosome 12, HZAU_Pvac_v1, whole genome shotgun sequence, the following are encoded in one genomic region:
- the LOC132854504 gene encoding uncharacterized protein LOC132854504 isoform X2 → MLLFNCLMLTFIAFVSVEHFVKIRRNESVTLPCKRRCPGLVRWVMSHSRDVVVAQCDQTSCSSEAGYDMSHSLYLKADLSLNITAADYHQRSWYTCQCDGKDVCDVRLSVERVNFSKALKPGDSLTVDLLISERVKITFNRSHDDGTQSSVTLCTVEGRDVVCNPEYKKRTSFHSSFSLTDLKESDCGVYTVWDTENDEIISTYTVSLTGKNRPPSLQGGESCSSLLVAVVFFLGLVLGVLLQIFVFPWISKWFNRAKKKISKSFECNQTTAEENYDELSRADKQNKSVAY, encoded by the exons ATGCTCCTGTTCAATTGTCTGATGTTAACCT TTATTGCCTTTGTGTCAGTTGAACACTTTGTGAAGATCAGACGTAATGAGTCGGTTACTCTGCCCTGTAAACGGAGATGTCCTGGTTTGGTCAGATGGGTCATGAGCCACAGTCGAGATGTTGTTGTTGCACAGTGTGACCAAACGTCCTGCAGCTCAGAGGCAGGGTACGacatgtctcactctctgtaccTGAAAGCAGATCTCTCTCTCAACATCACTGCAGCTGATTACCATCAGAGATCCTGGTACACGTGTCAGTGTGATGGTAAAGACGTCTGTGACGTGCGCCTCAGTGTGGAGC GTGTTAACTTCAGCAAAGCGCTCAAACCTGGAGATTCACTCACTGTGGATTTGCTGATCTCAGAGAGAGTAAAGATCACATTTAACAGGAGTCATGATGATGGAACTCAGAGCTCTGTGACACTCTGTACAGTCGAGGGACGTGACGTTGTCTGTAACCCAGAATATAAGAAGAGAACCTCTTTCCACTCGTCTTTCTCTCTGACAGATTTAAAGGAGAGTGACTGTGGTGTCTACACCGTGTGGGACACTGAGAATGATGAGATCATATCTACatacactgtctcactcacag GAAAGAACAGACCTCCGTCTTtacaag GTGGAGAGTCTTGCAGCAGCTTGCTTGTTGCAGTCGTGTTCTTTTTGGGTTTGGTGCTTGGCGTTTTACTGCAGATTTTCGTCTTTCCATGGATATCAAAATGGTTTAATCGGGccaagaaaaaaatatcaaagagTTTTGAGTGTAATCAGACCACTGCAGAGGAGAATTATGAtgaactgagtcgggccgacaaacaaaacaaaagtgtagcctattag